A genomic segment from Blastococcus sp. PRF04-17 encodes:
- the steA gene encoding putative cytokinetic ring protein SteA has product MRRMRIGTLRRGRAAETGPGAAGTVRLDRRTKNLTKRLRPGDIAVIDHVDIDRVSADALVACRVAAVVNAAPSISGRYPNLGPEILITAGIPLLDDVGKEVFGRVKEGAQVRLDGNKLVAEDGEVLAEGRVHDRGTVAMAMSEAKAGLSTQLEAFATNTMEYMKRERALLLDGVGVPDVSTAIEGRHVLVVVRGYDYKEDLHALRPYIRDYRPVLIGVDGGADALREAGYQPDMIVGDMDSVSDDSLTCGAEVVVHAYADGRAPGLARVQDLGVDAITFPASATSEDIAMLLADEKGATLIVAVGTHATLVEFLDKGRGGMASTFLTRLRLGGKLVDAKGVSRLYRSRISTTALAVLVLAAFVAIGSALAVSAVGRVYLDLLADQWNSFMFWLENLLS; this is encoded by the coding sequence ATGCGGCGCATGCGCATCGGCACCCTTCGGCGCGGCCGGGCAGCGGAGACCGGACCCGGCGCGGCCGGCACCGTCCGGCTGGACCGTCGCACGAAGAACCTCACCAAGCGGCTGCGCCCCGGCGACATCGCCGTCATCGACCACGTCGACATCGACCGGGTCAGCGCGGACGCGCTCGTCGCCTGCCGGGTCGCCGCCGTGGTCAACGCCGCGCCCAGCATCTCCGGCCGATATCCGAACCTCGGCCCCGAAATCCTGATCACCGCCGGCATCCCGCTCCTGGACGACGTCGGCAAGGAGGTGTTCGGCCGGGTCAAGGAGGGCGCGCAGGTGCGCCTCGACGGCAACAAGCTGGTCGCCGAGGACGGGGAGGTCCTCGCCGAGGGCCGGGTGCACGACCGCGGCACCGTCGCCATGGCGATGAGCGAGGCCAAGGCCGGGCTGTCCACGCAGCTCGAGGCGTTCGCCACCAACACGATGGAGTACATGAAGCGGGAGCGCGCGCTCCTGCTGGACGGGGTCGGCGTCCCCGACGTGTCCACCGCGATCGAGGGCCGCCACGTGCTGGTCGTCGTCCGCGGCTACGACTACAAGGAGGACCTGCATGCCCTCCGGCCCTACATCCGCGACTACCGGCCGGTCCTCATCGGCGTGGACGGCGGAGCCGACGCGCTGCGCGAGGCCGGCTACCAGCCGGACATGATCGTGGGCGACATGGACTCGGTCAGCGACGACTCGCTGACCTGCGGCGCCGAGGTGGTCGTGCACGCCTACGCCGACGGGCGCGCGCCCGGCCTGGCGCGCGTCCAGGATCTCGGCGTCGACGCGATCACCTTCCCGGCGTCGGCCACCAGCGAGGACATCGCGATGCTGCTCGCCGACGAGAAGGGCGCCACCCTGATCGTCGCGGTCGGCACCCACGCCACCCTCGTCGAGTTCCTCGACAAGGGCCGCGGCGGCATGGCCTCGACCTTCCTCACCCGGCTGCGCCTGGGCGGCAAGCTGGTCGACGCCAAGGGCGTGAGCCGGCTGTACCGCAGCCGGATCTCGACGACGGCGCTGGCCGTCCTCGTCCTCGCCGCGTTCGTCGCCATCGGCTCCGCGCTCGCGGTGTCCGCGGTCGGCCGGGTCTACCTCGACCTGCTGGCCGACCAGTGGAACAGCTTCATGTTCTGGTTGGAGAACCTTCTCTCGTGA
- a CDS encoding TetR/AcrR family transcriptional regulator, protein MSVNSALIRAVPSVEAPEGASSLPAPDGSRPLTPAGPSSPETAAEPRRKKARGSGARERRYQETRSRIVDAAAELFAERGFDAVSVMEIARHAGVVEKTVFNHFPVKEGLVFDADPPMRTALLDAVRRRPAGESVSAAAGSFVVAAVSLLGSPEAATGVAQIARVVRGSRTLQVREREILDQLTDSLAELIAEETGAERGRIEPWLAAHAVIGLYASLLELARDRVLAGVGGIELSAELRRQGRRGLSLLQFGLAGYAKRR, encoded by the coding sequence GTGTCGGTCAACAGTGCGCTCATCAGGGCGGTCCCCTCCGTGGAGGCCCCGGAGGGGGCGTCGTCACTCCCCGCTCCTGACGGCTCCCGGCCCCTGACCCCGGCCGGCCCTTCCTCCCCGGAGACCGCCGCGGAACCGCGGAGGAAGAAGGCCCGCGGCTCCGGTGCGCGCGAGCGGCGCTACCAGGAGACACGGTCACGGATCGTCGACGCCGCGGCCGAGCTCTTCGCCGAGCGCGGCTTCGACGCCGTGAGCGTGATGGAGATCGCGCGGCACGCCGGCGTGGTCGAGAAGACCGTCTTCAACCACTTCCCGGTGAAGGAGGGACTGGTCTTCGACGCCGACCCGCCGATGCGCACCGCACTGCTGGACGCCGTCCGTCGCCGCCCGGCCGGTGAGTCGGTGTCCGCCGCCGCGGGCAGCTTCGTCGTCGCGGCGGTCAGCCTGCTCGGGTCACCGGAGGCGGCGACCGGCGTGGCGCAGATCGCCCGGGTCGTCCGGGGCAGCCGGACCCTGCAGGTGAGGGAGCGGGAGATCCTCGACCAGCTGACCGACTCGCTGGCCGAGCTGATCGCCGAGGAGACGGGGGCCGAGCGCGGACGGATCGAGCCGTGGCTGGCCGCGCACGCGGTGATCGGGCTCTACGCCTCGCTGCTGGAACTGGCCCGCGACCGCGTGCTGGCCGGTGTGGGAGGCATCGAGCTGTCCGCGGAGCTGCGGCGGCAGGGACGCCGTGGTCTGTCCCTGCTCCAGTTCGGTCTCGCCGGCTACGCCAAACGCCGCTGA
- a CDS encoding DUF2332 domain-containing protein — protein MTAGAGARVSGHAHARTLTETYRRFAEVEVPAASALHARVALALSQSPEALEALQSLPTGKRGPALVLAALHDLALTGHAPALAAAHAAGDGDAAARAAVDALLVHTDTIVHSAMRRRVRADETGHGTVLYPALAEVAARAGATAVGLVDVGCSAGLNLGVDRVGITYGARLTLGNPSSPVQQAAALVGDRPVPARPLPDVVARIGVDRDPLDVTDADDVRWLRACLPPDQGVRRAQLDAELALAAAAPPALLRGDPLEVLPEALGRVPAGALPVVTTTWALSRIRPGRRGALLHVLERTAADRPVAWVSAEGVGVAPGMPTLGDRPASGHSIIGIAVFDGSARHAEAVGRCWSRGRLMAWLAD, from the coding sequence GTGACCGCCGGGGCGGGCGCCAGGGTGTCCGGGCATGCCCATGCTCGAACACTCACCGAGACCTACCGGCGCTTCGCCGAGGTCGAGGTGCCCGCGGCGTCCGCTCTCCACGCGCGTGTCGCCCTCGCCCTGAGCCAGTCGCCGGAGGCGCTGGAGGCGCTGCAGTCCCTGCCGACGGGCAAGCGCGGGCCGGCGCTCGTCCTCGCCGCCCTGCACGACCTCGCCCTCACCGGGCACGCGCCTGCACTCGCCGCGGCTCATGCCGCCGGTGACGGCGACGCTGCCGCCCGCGCGGCCGTCGACGCGCTGCTGGTCCACACCGACACGATCGTGCACTCCGCGATGCGCCGACGGGTGCGGGCCGACGAGACCGGACACGGCACCGTGCTGTACCCGGCCCTCGCCGAGGTCGCCGCGCGGGCAGGTGCGACGGCCGTCGGTCTGGTCGACGTCGGCTGCTCGGCCGGGCTGAATCTCGGTGTGGACCGCGTCGGCATCACCTACGGCGCCCGGCTGACGCTGGGGAACCCGTCCTCGCCCGTGCAGCAGGCGGCCGCGCTCGTCGGTGACCGCCCCGTTCCGGCACGGCCCCTGCCCGACGTCGTCGCCAGAATCGGGGTCGACCGCGACCCGCTCGACGTCACCGACGCCGACGACGTCCGGTGGTTGCGGGCCTGCCTGCCACCGGATCAGGGTGTTCGGCGCGCGCAGCTCGACGCGGAGCTGGCGCTGGCGGCCGCGGCCCCTCCGGCCCTGCTGCGCGGAGATCCGCTGGAGGTGCTGCCCGAGGCCCTCGGCCGCGTGCCCGCCGGCGCCCTCCCCGTCGTCACGACGACGTGGGCGCTGTCCCGCATCCGGCCCGGGCGCCGCGGCGCGCTGCTGCACGTGCTCGAGCGGACGGCGGCCGATCGGCCGGTGGCCTGGGTGTCGGCCGAGGGCGTCGGGGTCGCGCCGGGGATGCCGACGCTCGGCGACCGCCCCGCGTCCGGCCACAGCATCATCGGTATCGCGGTGTTCGACGGCTCGGCCCGGCACGCCGAGGCGGTCGGGCGCTGCTGGTCGAGGGGCCGCCTGATGGCGTGGCTGGCCGACTGA
- a CDS encoding glycosyltransferase family 4 protein has product MAEQLPLRGRRIVEVLATSAGGVGTHVRSLVPVVRAAGATVGVCGAPATEELFGFTRAGADFRPIGISAGLAPAADSRAVLQLRRALDGADLVHAHGLRAGLVAALARRISGARSAPLVLTLHNAILEDAGPLQRVLRAAERTTIRGADLVLAVSSDLAANARRAGARDVRVLPAVAPPRPPATRSRAEVREELGVDEGRPLVVAIGRLHPQKGYDVLLEAVARWEVDDRLGTPPLVAIAGDGPLEAELADRIRASRLPVLLLGRRDDVADLLGAAELCVLPSRWEGSPFTAQEALRAGTPLVSTRAGGLPELLGDGAALVPVGDAGALADAVVRVLTDPAHAAELVERGRRQASTWPDEEGAARRLVAVYRELLGAPGTGLP; this is encoded by the coding sequence GTGGCTGAGCAGCTGCCCCTGCGCGGCCGCCGGATCGTCGAGGTGCTGGCCACGAGCGCCGGCGGAGTCGGCACCCACGTCCGGTCGCTGGTGCCCGTGGTCCGGGCGGCCGGGGCCACCGTCGGCGTCTGCGGCGCACCCGCGACCGAGGAGCTGTTCGGCTTCACCCGAGCCGGGGCGGACTTCCGCCCGATCGGCATCTCGGCCGGTCTGGCGCCGGCGGCCGACAGCCGGGCCGTGCTGCAGCTGCGCCGCGCGCTGGACGGCGCCGACCTCGTGCACGCCCACGGGCTGCGTGCCGGCCTGGTCGCGGCGCTGGCCCGCCGCATCTCCGGTGCGCGGTCGGCACCGCTGGTGCTGACCCTGCACAACGCGATCCTCGAGGACGCCGGTCCGCTCCAGCGCGTCCTGCGGGCTGCCGAGCGGACGACGATCCGCGGCGCCGATCTCGTCCTCGCCGTGTCCAGCGATCTGGCGGCCAACGCCCGACGCGCCGGGGCGCGTGACGTCCGGGTCCTCCCCGCGGTCGCTCCGCCCCGGCCACCGGCCACGCGGTCCCGCGCCGAGGTCCGCGAGGAGCTCGGGGTCGACGAGGGCCGCCCGCTGGTGGTCGCGATCGGGCGGCTGCACCCGCAGAAGGGCTACGACGTCCTGCTCGAGGCGGTGGCCCGCTGGGAGGTCGACGACCGGCTGGGCACGCCGCCGCTGGTCGCGATCGCGGGCGACGGCCCGCTGGAGGCGGAGCTGGCCGACCGCATCCGCGCCTCCCGGCTGCCCGTGCTGCTGCTCGGCCGCCGCGACGACGTCGCCGACCTGCTGGGAGCGGCCGAGCTGTGCGTGCTGCCGTCGCGGTGGGAGGGCAGCCCGTTCACCGCGCAGGAGGCGCTGCGGGCCGGCACGCCGCTGGTCTCGACCCGCGCGGGCGGGCTGCCCGAGCTGCTCGGGGACGGCGCCGCTCTCGTTCCCGTCGGGGATGCCGGCGCCCTGGCCGATGCGGTCGTCCGCGTCCTCACCGATCCCGCGCACGCGGCGGAGCTGGTCGAGCGGGGACGGCGCCAGGCGTCGACCTGGCCCGACGAGGAGGGCGCCGCCCGCCGACTGGTGGCCGTCTACCGCGAACTGCTGGGCGCGCCGGGAACCGGGTTGCCATGA
- a CDS encoding methyltransferase produces the protein MTCFSSTDESAHYGFSVCMLLDNYREQLAWEDNGVVELGTGDATAIADVVTSLPGLRVHSYDISAPSLEMARVNIAERGVADRYTVELGDFFDQADAAGGPQISTVISNPPYIPAPDRDILMPELWGGVRGNDLVLQLLKAGYENVITAVASYSDPEATVATAADLGYRVVNFLAMGLDFGRYSSEPKVRDHIRRLCADGHGWAGEDGYMVAVVLFTQNPAIPGDRADQLLRSLQIDV, from the coding sequence ATGACCTGCTTCTCCTCGACCGACGAGTCGGCGCACTACGGCTTCTCGGTCTGCATGCTGCTCGACAACTACCGCGAGCAGCTGGCGTGGGAGGACAACGGGGTCGTCGAGCTCGGCACCGGCGACGCGACGGCCATCGCCGACGTCGTGACCTCGCTGCCGGGCCTTCGGGTGCACAGCTACGACATCAGCGCGCCGTCGCTCGAGATGGCCCGCGTCAACATCGCCGAGCGCGGCGTCGCCGACCGCTACACCGTCGAGCTGGGTGACTTCTTCGACCAGGCGGACGCCGCCGGTGGGCCGCAGATCTCCACGGTCATCTCGAACCCGCCCTACATCCCGGCACCCGACCGCGACATCCTGATGCCGGAGCTGTGGGGTGGCGTCCGTGGCAACGACCTGGTGCTGCAGCTGCTCAAGGCGGGGTACGAGAACGTGATCACCGCGGTCGCGAGCTACTCCGACCCGGAGGCCACCGTCGCGACGGCGGCCGATCTGGGCTACCGGGTGGTGAACTTCCTCGCCATGGGCCTGGACTTCGGGCGCTACAGCAGCGAGCCCAAGGTGCGCGACCACATCCGCCGGCTCTGCGCCGACGGCCACGGCTGGGCGGGGGAGGACGGGTACATGGTCGCCGTCGTGCTCTTCACGCAGAACCCGGCCATCCCGGGCGACCGCGCCGACCAGCTGCTGCGCTCGCTGCAGATCGACGTGTGA
- the murJ gene encoding murein biosynthesis integral membrane protein MurJ codes for MLAGGIAAGNREQVRRTASALLGWTLLVLTPLAVAVAVFAEPIARLLLGSGDRAQVDLAARFLLVFAPQVVLYGIGIVLTGVLQAHRRFAGPALAPLLSSLVVAGAYLLFAGIGGSPRVADLSTPAELVLGVGTTLGVVALSLCLLGPVRRLRLGLRPSLRFPVGAAPRVRRLALAGVLTLAGQQLVAAVAIRLANDGPDGTQVVYAAGLTLFLVPWAALAVPLATSAYPGLSERAEVGDDPGYRQALAPVVVLVVASAAVATAVLVAVSGPMARVFLTSAPPEVVAALRDTIVGFAPGLVGYALVALLTRALYARGLWKAPTVCVVGGWLLAVAADVVLAQALPDEDRGLALGAGHSIGVTVAGFALLAVVLRVAGPGALAGVPRSGLAALAGAGLGAAAGLLTARALDADPVPTAGVLPAIGVGALVGGLVLGIALAVMMGAARGPLAAALRALRAPDRQEVHGG; via the coding sequence ATGCTGGCCGGCGGCATCGCCGCCGGGAACCGGGAGCAGGTCCGGCGGACGGCGTCGGCCCTGCTCGGCTGGACGCTGCTCGTCCTCACCCCGCTGGCCGTGGCCGTCGCGGTGTTCGCCGAGCCGATCGCCCGCCTGCTGCTCGGCAGCGGGGACCGCGCGCAGGTCGATCTCGCGGCGCGGTTCCTGCTGGTGTTCGCGCCGCAGGTGGTGCTCTACGGCATCGGCATCGTGCTGACCGGTGTGCTGCAGGCGCACCGCCGGTTCGCCGGGCCGGCGCTGGCCCCGCTGCTGTCCAGCCTCGTCGTCGCCGGGGCCTACCTGCTCTTCGCGGGGATCGGGGGCAGCCCGCGGGTCGCCGACCTCTCGACGCCGGCCGAGCTGGTGCTGGGGGTCGGGACGACGCTCGGCGTCGTGGCGCTCAGCCTCTGCCTGCTCGGGCCGGTGCGCCGCCTGCGTCTGGGTCTGCGGCCGTCCCTGCGCTTCCCGGTCGGCGCGGCGCCGCGGGTCCGGCGGCTGGCGCTCGCCGGCGTGCTGACCCTGGCGGGGCAGCAACTGGTCGCGGCGGTGGCCATCCGGCTGGCCAACGACGGCCCCGACGGCACCCAGGTCGTCTACGCCGCCGGCCTGACGCTGTTCCTCGTGCCGTGGGCCGCGCTCGCCGTCCCGCTGGCCACCTCGGCGTACCCGGGACTGTCCGAGCGGGCCGAGGTCGGCGACGACCCCGGCTACCGGCAGGCGCTGGCGCCCGTGGTCGTCCTCGTCGTCGCCTCCGCCGCCGTGGCGACGGCCGTCCTCGTCGCGGTGTCCGGGCCCATGGCCCGCGTCTTCCTGACCAGCGCCCCACCCGAGGTCGTCGCCGCGCTCCGGGACACGATCGTCGGCTTCGCGCCGGGCCTCGTCGGTTACGCGCTGGTCGCGCTGCTCACCCGGGCGCTGTACGCCCGTGGACTGTGGAAGGCGCCGACCGTCTGCGTCGTGGGTGGCTGGCTGCTGGCGGTGGCCGCCGACGTGGTCCTGGCGCAGGCGCTGCCCGACGAGGACCGGGGGCTGGCGCTCGGCGCCGGGCACAGCATCGGCGTGACGGTGGCCGGGTTCGCGCTGCTGGCCGTGGTGCTGCGCGTCGCCGGTCCCGGCGCGCTGGCGGGGGTGCCGCGCAGTGGGCTGGCCGCGCTCGCCGGCGCGGGACTGGGGGCCGCTGCCGGTCTGCTCACCGCACGCGCGCTCGACGCCGACCCGGTGCCGACGGCGGGCGTCCTCCCGGCCATCGGCGTCGGTGCGCTCGTGGGCGGGCTCGTGCTCGGGATCGCCCTGGCAGTCATGATGGGAGCGGCGCGGGGTCCGTTGGCCGCGGCGCTGCGCGCGTTGCGGGCGCCCGACCGACAGGAGGTGCACGGTGGCTGA
- the recN gene encoding DNA repair protein RecN yields MSVPTRTPERTADQAVGDPGPGRLTELRIRGLGAIDDVTLELGGGLTVVTGETGAGKTMVVTGLTLLFGGRADPGRVRASGRAGVEGRLVLPPDSPVWERAADAGADPDDDGSLILARSVSAEGRSRAFLGGRSVPVGVVAELAEGLLAVHGQSDQLRLSRPAEQRRALDRYAGPAHLDLLDRYRVAHQRWRELAADLERRRNQARELAQAADVLRHGLEEIEAVNPEPGEDDALAAQVKRLSDADALRAAADEARLALVGDVTGDFGAVDAPQDATAALAIAERALAASDDPALVLLAQDIADAVAVVSDVAGQLAGYVADLDADPARLAEVMERRAAITALVRKFAGPGEGLSGVLAWAEDAQARLSELDVSDEALEALAAARDAARAEVDELGAQLSAGRRAAAEGFAAEVGAELAGLAMKSATVSFSVDSHPDDPGADGVDEVALLLAAHPGAPPRPVHRGASGGELSRVMLAIEVVFAGADPVPVMVFDEVDAGVGGQAAGEIGRRLARLARDHQVVVVTHLAQVAAFADTHLVVDKSPDTAAGVTATDIRAVAGEDRVRELARMLSGLADSDTGQAHARELLAVAAARADGRVAGQADGRSDGRA; encoded by the coding sequence GTGTCGGTACCCACGAGGACGCCTGAGCGGACCGCGGACCAGGCGGTCGGCGACCCCGGGCCCGGCCGCCTCACCGAGCTGCGGATCCGCGGCCTCGGCGCGATCGACGACGTCACCCTGGAGCTTGGCGGCGGCCTGACGGTGGTCACCGGTGAGACCGGCGCGGGCAAGACGATGGTCGTCACCGGCCTGACCCTGCTCTTCGGCGGCCGGGCCGACCCAGGGCGGGTGCGGGCCAGCGGAAGGGCCGGGGTCGAGGGCCGACTGGTCCTGCCCCCCGACTCGCCGGTGTGGGAGCGGGCGGCCGACGCGGGCGCGGACCCCGACGACGACGGCAGCCTGATCCTCGCCCGGTCCGTGTCCGCCGAGGGCCGGTCACGGGCATTCCTCGGCGGGCGGAGCGTGCCCGTCGGCGTGGTGGCCGAGCTGGCCGAAGGGCTGCTGGCCGTCCACGGGCAGTCCGACCAGCTGCGGCTCTCCCGCCCGGCCGAGCAGCGCCGTGCGCTCGACCGGTACGCGGGTCCGGCTCACCTCGACCTGCTCGACCGATATCGCGTCGCCCACCAGCGGTGGCGGGAGCTGGCCGCCGACCTCGAGCGGCGGCGGAACCAGGCCCGGGAACTGGCCCAGGCCGCCGACGTCCTCCGCCACGGTCTCGAGGAGATCGAGGCGGTGAACCCGGAGCCAGGTGAGGACGACGCCCTGGCCGCACAGGTGAAGCGACTCAGCGACGCCGACGCGCTGCGGGCCGCGGCCGACGAGGCGCGGCTGGCACTGGTGGGTGACGTGACCGGTGACTTCGGCGCGGTCGACGCGCCCCAGGACGCCACCGCCGCGCTGGCGATCGCCGAACGTGCCCTCGCCGCTTCCGACGACCCGGCGCTGGTCCTGCTGGCCCAGGACATCGCCGACGCCGTCGCGGTGGTGTCCGACGTCGCCGGCCAGCTCGCGGGCTACGTGGCGGACCTGGACGCCGACCCCGCCCGGCTGGCCGAGGTCATGGAGCGGCGCGCCGCCATCACGGCGCTGGTCCGCAAGTTCGCCGGCCCGGGTGAGGGTCTGTCCGGGGTGCTGGCATGGGCCGAGGATGCGCAGGCCCGGCTGTCCGAGCTCGACGTGTCCGACGAGGCTCTGGAGGCCCTGGCCGCCGCTCGCGACGCCGCGCGGGCCGAGGTCGACGAGCTGGGCGCCCAGCTCTCCGCGGGGCGTCGCGCCGCGGCCGAGGGTTTCGCCGCGGAGGTCGGTGCAGAGCTGGCCGGCCTGGCGATGAAGAGCGCGACGGTCTCCTTCTCGGTCGACAGCCACCCCGACGATCCCGGCGCGGACGGCGTCGACGAGGTGGCGCTGCTGCTGGCCGCCCACCCCGGCGCTCCGCCCCGACCGGTGCACAGGGGCGCCTCCGGCGGCGAGCTCTCGCGGGTGATGCTCGCCATCGAGGTGGTCTTCGCCGGCGCCGACCCGGTGCCGGTGATGGTCTTCGACGAGGTCGACGCGGGCGTCGGCGGGCAGGCGGCCGGGGAGATCGGCCGCCGCCTCGCCCGCCTCGCCCGGGACCACCAGGTGGTCGTCGTCACCCACCTCGCGCAGGTCGCGGCCTTCGCCGACACCCATCTCGTCGTCGACAAGTCGCCCGACACCGCGGCGGGCGTGACGGCCACCGACATCCGCGCCGTCGCGGGGGAGGACCGGGTCCGCGAGCTCGCGCGCATGCTCTCCGGTCTCGCCGACAGCGACACCGGTCAGGCGCACGCGCGCGAACTGCTGGCGGTGGCGGCCGCGCGGGCGGACGGGCGGGTGGCCGGGCAGGCGGACGGGCGGTCGGACGGGCGGGCATAG